A part of Populus alba chromosome 8, ASM523922v2, whole genome shotgun sequence genomic DNA contains:
- the LOC118057826 gene encoding myosin-6 isoform X3 — MMEQYKGATIGELSPHPFAVADSAYRQMINEGISQSILVSGESGAGKTESTKMLMRYLAYMGGRAAAEGRSVEQQVLESNPVLEAFGNAKTLRNNNSSRFGKFVEIQFDQRGRISGAAIRTYLLERSRVCQVSDAERNYHCFYMLCAAPAEVIEKYKLGNPRTFHYLNQSNFYDLDGVNESEEYLATRRAMDIVGINANEQDAIFRVVAAILHLGNVEFAKGNEIDSSKPKDDKSQFHLKTAAELLMCNEKSLENSLCKRVIVTRDESITKWLDPDAATVNRDTLAKIVYSRLFDWIVNTINNSIGQDPNSKSLIGVLDIYGFESFKTNSFEQFCINLTNEKLQQHFNQHVFKAEQEEYTKEEIDWSYIEFIDNQDILDLIEKKPGGIIALLDEACMFPRSTHETFAEKLYQTFKDHKRFNKPKLARSDFTICHYAGDVTYQTEHFLDKNKDYVVAEHQALLSESKCSFVSGLFPPLPEESAKSSKFSSIGSRCKQQLQALLETLSATEPHYIRCVKPNNALKPSIFENNNVLQQLCCGGVMEAIRISCAGYPTRKTFDEFVRRFAILAPDVLHGGCNEVSACKMLLEKVNLEGYQIGKTKVFLRAGQMAELDAHRSELLGRSASIIQRKVRSHFCRKSFILLRQSAIHIQTSCRAEVARNRFECLRRETACLKIQKYYRRYLASKAYNNLCFSAVSIQSCMRGMAARNELCFRKQMRAVIVIQSQCRKHLAQLHYLRLKRAAIATQCAWRGRVARKELRKLKMAAKETGALQAAKSKLEKEVEELTWRLQLEKRMRADLEESKTQENAKLRTALQEMQLEFQESKALLIKERESIKKEAEQVPTILEVPVIDNELVNKLTAENEMLKAMVSSLEKRIDETEKNYEETSKLSEERLKQALDAESKIIELKTAMQRLEEKLSDMEVEDQVLRHQALFSSSSRKMSEHLEITSQHLENGHHEPPTPSKRLGTDADKKMRKSQIERLHESVDALIKCVEQNPGFSQGKPVGAFTIYRCLVQWRSFEAEKTSVFDRLIQMIGSAIENQDDNNHMAYWLSNTSMLLFLLQRTLKGSGANSNPPPPTSFFGRMAQGFRTSPSSANLRVGKDIQMVEAKYPALLFKQQLTAYVETIYSIVRDNFKKDLSPLLSSCIQAPRGTALKSSLSFGHSTPADSWRSIVNSLDGLLCTLKENFVPPIFVQKIFTQIFSYINVQLFNSLLLRRECCTFSNGEYVKAGLAELELWCGQAKEEYVGASWDELKHTRQAVGFLVIHQKSRISYDEITNDLCPVLSVQQLYRVCTLYWDDDYNTRSVSTDVISSMKILANDSNDDDGNSFLIDDNSSIPFSDDDLSGSFHEKDFSDVKPAADLLENPAFQFLQD; from the exons CTATTAGAACTTATTTACTGGAACGCTCCCGGGTTTGTCAAGTGTCTGATGCTGAGAGAAACTATCATTGTTTTTACATGCTCTGTGCTGCGCCAGCAGAG GTTATAGAGAAGTACAAATTGGGAAATCCTAGAACATTTCATTATCTTAATCAATCAAATTTCTATGATCTGGATGGAGTGAATGAGTCTGAGGAGTATCTGGCGACCAGAAGAGCTATGGATATTGTTGGGATAAATGCTAATGAACAG GATGCAATATTCCGAGTTGTGGCTGCAATACTACATCTAGGCAATGTGGAGTTTGCTAAGGGAAATGAAATAGATTCTTCTAAACCTAAGGATGATAAGTCTCAGTTTCATCTCAAGACAGCAGCTGAACTTTTGAt GTGCAATGAGAAGTCTCTTGAAAACTCATTATGCAAACGTGTGATAGTAACTCGTGATGAGAGCATAACAAAATGGCTCGATCCAGATGCCGCAACTGTCAATAGAGATACTTTGGCCAAAATTGTTTATTCGAGATTATTTGACTG GATCGTAAACACAATAAACAACTCTATTGGTCAAGATCCTAATTCCAAATCTTTAATTGGAGTTCTGGATATATATGGATTTGAGAGTTTCAAGACAAACAG TTTTGAGCAATTTTGTATAAACTTGACCAATGAAAAGCTGCAGCAACACTTCAACCAG CATGTCTTCAAGGCGGAGCAAGAAGAATATACAAAGGAAGAAATTGATTGGAGTTACATAGAATTCATTGATAACCAGGATATTCTTGATCTGATTGAAAAG AAACCTGGCGGCATCATTGCTCTGCTTGACGAAGCTTG TATGTTTCCTAGATCAACACATGAAACATTTGCAGAAAAGCTTTATCAGACTTTCAAAGACCACAAACGTTTTAACAAACCTAAGTTAGCTCGCAGTGACTTCACCATTTGTCATTATGCTGGAGAT GTGACATATCAAACTGAACATTTTCTGGATAAGAACAAGGATTATGTTGTTGCAGAGCATCAAGCTCTTCTCAGTGAGTCCAAGTGCTCCTTTGTTTCAGGCCTGTTCCCACCATTGCCTGAGGAATCTGCCAAATcatcaaagttctcatcaataGGTTCTAGGTGTAAG CAACAACTACAAGCATTACTTGAAACACTGAGTGCTACTGAGCCACATTACATTCGTTGTGTAAAACCGAATAATGCTCTAAAGCCATCCATCTTTGAGAATAATAATGTTTTACAACAGCTGTGTTGTGGG GGTGTGATGGAAGCAATTAGGATTAGCTGTGCTGGATATCCCACCAGGAAGACTTTTGATGAATTTGTTCGTCGTTTTGCCATTCTGGCACCAGATGTGCTGCATGGCGG CTGCAATGAGGTTAGTGCTTGCAAGATGCTTCTAGAGAAGGTGAACCTCGAAGGTTATCAG ATTGGCAAAACAAAAGTTTTTCTTAGAGCTGGTCAGATGGCTGAGCTAGATGCTCATCGAAGTGAGCTGTTAGGAAGATCAGCAAGCATCATCCAGAGGAAAGTTCGTTCGCATTTTTGTCGCAAAAGCTTTATCTTATTGCGGCAGTCTGCCATTCATATCCAAACTTCATGTAGAG CTGAAGTAGCACGCAATAGGTTTGAATGCCTGAGAAGAGAAACTGCTTGTTTGAAAATCCAGAAATATTATCGCAGGTACCTTGCAAGTAAAGCATACAACAATTTGTGCTTCTCAGCTGTCTCCATTCAGTCATGCATGCGTGGAATGGCTGCTCGTAATGAGCTTTGTTTCAGGAAGCAGATGAGAGCTGTTATTGTCATCCAG AGTCAATGCCGAAAACATTTGGCCCAACTTCATTATTTGAGGTTAAAACGAGCAGCAATTGCCACTCAATGTGCCTGGAGAGGTCGGGTTGCTCGTAAAGAATTACGGAAGCTTAAAATG GCTGCTAAGGAGACTGGTGCTCTCCAAGCTGCAAAAAGTAAACTGGAAAAGGAAGTTGAAGAACTCACCTGGCGTCTGCAGCTGGAGAAACGAATGAGG GCTGACCTAGAGGAATCCAAAACACAGGAAAATGCAAAATTACGCACAGCATTGCAAGAAATGCAGCTTGAATTCCAAGAATCTAAAGCTCTGTTAATCAAGGAACGAGAGTCTATAAAGAAAGAAGCTGAACAAGTCCCAACCATACTGGAAGTCCCAGTTATTGATAATGAACTGGTGAATAAACTTACTGCTGAAAATGAAATGCTCAAG GCTATGGTAAGCTCACTGGAAAAGAGAATTGATGAAACAGAGAAGAACTATGAAGAGACAAGTAAGCTTAGTGAAGAGCGTCTGAAGCAGGCTTTGGATGCAGAGTCAAAGATAATTGAGCTGAAAACAGCCATGCAGAG GCTTGAAGAAAAACTTTCTGACATGGAAGTTGAGGACCAAGTTCTGCGGCACCAAGCACTGTTCAGTTCATCTTCAAGAAAAATGTCAGAACATTTGGAAATTACCTCTCAG CATCTAGAAAATGGTCATCAT GAACCACCAACTCCATCTAAAAGGCTTGGCACAGATGCTGACAAAAAAATGAGGAAATCTCAGATTGAACGGCTACAT GAGAGTGTAGATGCTCTAATAAAATGCGTGGAGCAAAATCCTGGGTTTAGTCAAGGAAAACCAGTTGGAGCATTTACCATTTACAGATGCCTTGTCCAGTGGAGATCGTTTGAAGCAGAAAAAACCAGTGTATTTGATCGTCTTATTCAGATGATTGGTTCTGCAATAGAG AACCAGGATGACAATAATCATATGGCATACTGGTTATCTAATACCTCAATGCTGCTGTTCTTACTTCAACGGACTTTAAAAGGCAGTGGTGCCAATTCAAATCCACCTCCTCCAACATCATTTTTTGGAAGGATGGCCCAA GGTTTCCGTACTTCACCTTCTTCTGCCAATCTTAGAGTTGGTAAAGATATACAGATGGTTGAGGCCAAGTATCCAGCCTTGCTTTTTAAACAGCAGTTGACAGCATATGTGGAGACAATATATAGCATTGTTcgggataattttaaaaaggattTATCACCTCTTCTTTCATCATGTATCCAG GCACCAAGGGGAACTGCTTTAAAATCATCTCTGTCATTTGGCCATAGTACGCCAGCTGATTCCTGGCGCAGCATTGTCAATAGTCTTGATGGGCTGCTATGCACATTGAAAGAAAACTTT GTGCCTCCAATTTTTGTGCAGAAGATATTTACTCAAATTTTCTCATACATCAATGTGCAGCTGTTTAATAG CCTTCTGCTTCGTCGAGAGTGCTGCACATTCAGCAATGGGGAATATGTGAAGGCTGGGTTAGCTGAATTAGAATTATGGTGTGGCCAAGCAAAAGAAGAG TATGTAGGAGCATCCTGGGATGAACTTAAACACACTAGGCAAGCTGTTGGATTCTTG GTTATACACCAGAAATCGAGAATTTCCTATGATGAAATCACCAATGACCTTTGTCCG GTCCTTAGTGTCCAACAGCTATACAGAGTATGCACTTTATACTGGGATGACGACTACAATACTCGAAGTGTATCTACTGAT GTGATTTCCAGCATGAAAATACTTGCAAACGACTcaaatgatgatgatggcaACTCATTCTTGATAGATGACAATTCAAG CATTCCTTTCTCAGATGATGACTTATCTGGCTCCTTTCACGAGAAGGATTTCTCAGATGTAAAACCTGCTGCAGATCTTCTGGAGAATCCAGCCTTCCAATTTTTACAGGATTAA